In Opitutaceae bacterium TAV5, one genomic interval encodes:
- a CDS encoding dUTPase has translation MDKLEEIFHMQDALNTRIGVKLPPASDEEKAKWVLNYTRALQQETAELIDSVPWKWWAKYQKFDEQNARVEVVDLFHFLVSLAQTLGMSADDVYQAYLKKNQVNHQRQETGYAKKDADDSKHI, from the coding sequence ATGGACAAACTCGAAGAAATCTTCCACATGCAGGATGCGCTCAACACGCGCATCGGCGTCAAACTCCCGCCCGCCTCCGACGAGGAAAAGGCCAAATGGGTGCTCAACTACACCCGCGCCCTCCAGCAGGAAACCGCCGAACTGATCGACAGCGTACCGTGGAAGTGGTGGGCCAAGTACCAGAAATTCGACGAGCAGAACGCCCGCGTCGAGGTCGTTGACCTGTTCCACTTCCTCGTCTCGCTCGCGCAGACGCTCGGCATGAGCGCCGACGACGTTTACCAGGCCTACCTGAAAAAAAACCAGGTCAATCACCAGCGCCAGGAAACCGGCTACGCGAAAAAGGACGCCGACGACTCGAAACACATCTGA
- a CDS encoding flagellar motor protein MotA gives MDGFHLSLLARGGPMMWVLLLMGALGLVLFIERTLYLHRGQIRSTAFVDGIKNILAKRRLVEAVTVCEEAPGPVAAVVKAALIHADDDETRMRYAVQDAAVIELPALERRLGSIAAIAQIAPLVGLLGTVLGLTATFHAFMQGGEYATARALAGGMWQSLITAGASLALAIPAHLAFHLLNGRVRSIVRDVEWAGNEIMRYLLIEYKRDQSAPVSAAAVPASPAASAPSAASVRSGAPSAPADAADAASPTPNPAGGSATEPPVI, from the coding sequence ATGGATGGTTTTCACCTCAGTCTTCTTGCCCGCGGCGGCCCCATGATGTGGGTGCTCCTGCTGATGGGCGCCCTCGGGCTCGTGCTGTTCATCGAGCGCACGCTGTACCTGCATCGCGGCCAGATCCGCTCCACGGCGTTTGTCGACGGCATCAAGAACATCCTCGCCAAGCGTCGGCTCGTCGAGGCCGTGACGGTGTGCGAGGAGGCGCCCGGCCCGGTCGCCGCCGTGGTCAAGGCCGCGCTGATCCATGCCGACGATGACGAGACGCGGATGCGCTACGCCGTGCAGGATGCCGCCGTCATCGAGCTGCCCGCGCTCGAACGCCGGCTCGGCTCCATCGCGGCCATCGCGCAGATCGCCCCGCTCGTCGGCCTGCTCGGCACGGTGCTCGGGCTCACGGCGACGTTTCACGCCTTCATGCAGGGCGGCGAATACGCCACCGCCCGGGCGCTCGCCGGCGGCATGTGGCAATCGCTCATCACCGCCGGCGCCAGCCTCGCGCTCGCCATCCCCGCGCACCTCGCCTTCCACCTTCTCAACGGCCGCGTGCGCTCCATCGTCCGCGACGTGGAGTGGGCGGGCAACGAAATCATGCGGTATCTGCTGATCGAATACAAACGCGACCAGAGCGCCCCCGTATCCGCGGCCGCCGTACCGGCGTCGCCGGCCGCGTCCGCGCCTTCCGCGGCGTCCGTCCGCTCCGGTGCTCCGTCGGCTCCGGCGGATGCGGCGGATGCGGCTTCTCCAACCCCGAACCCGGCCGGCGGCTCCGCCACCGAGCCTCCCGTGATATGA